From a region of the Theobroma cacao cultivar B97-61/B2 chromosome 8, Criollo_cocoa_genome_V2, whole genome shotgun sequence genome:
- the LOC18591431 gene encoding inositol-pentakisphosphate 2-kinase isoform X1 gives MEKVVLEQKDAVDWVYRGEGAANLVLAYTGSSPAFIGKVMRIQKSPRNDKNGVNGNGSLTTQEQLLWREDMELTASPNREIVEQLYVKHVMSPLLGPKHVDAGIRVRVTKEFLESVDNNVICQRPAWRVDSSQVDANRDTALIISDHSVFPNGTLKGGPCVTVEIKPKCGFLPISRFIAEENALKRIITRFRMHQALKLHKQEISEYSEYNPLDLFSGSRDRICKAIKALYATPQNNFRVFLNGSRVFGGSGGGTDNTTVLVGEAFEDALKSVIQADNGLRTTSFIQLVADTVYTCGVLDQLLEVQKLDAYDIEGAIHAYYNIISQPCAVCRELSNDKLSHQYTSLHSIPLDESLKIVKDYLMAATAKDCSLMISFRPKEDGELQSGSSKNSVYLGSTNQVFEYKVYFIDLDLKPLKKMEYYYKLDKKIVSCYSQKVKTEHRADKAVRMDSYGSVSR, from the exons ATGGAGAAAGTGGTTTTAGAGCAAAAGGATGCAGTTGATTGGGTGTATAGAGGGGAAGGAGCTGCTAATCTTGTTCTCGCTTACACTGGATCATCTCCCGCATTT atcGGGAAAGTGATGCGAATACAAAAGTCACCACGGAACGACAAAAATGGAGTGAACGGAAACGGATCTTTAACAACGCAGGAGCAGCTCCTTTGGCGAGAAGATATGGAGCTTACGGCGTCGCCAAACAGAGAGATCGTTGAGCAACTTTACGTTAAGCATGTCATGAGCCCGTTGTTAGGCCCAAAACATGTTGATGCTGgg ATACGTGTTCGTGTTACTAAGGAATTCCTCGAGTCTGTTGATAACAATGTGATTTGTCAACGGCCCGCTTGGCGCGTGGATTCATCACAGGTTGATGCAAATCGTGATACTGCGCTGATCATATCCGATCACTCAGTCTTTCCAAATG GTACTCTGAAAGGTGGACCATGTGTAACCGTTGAGATAAAG CCCAAATGTGGATTTCTCCCAATTTCAAGATTCATAGCTGAAGAAAATGCTCTTAAAAGAATCATAACTAGGTTCAGAATGCACCAAGCACTGAAGTTGCATAAACAAGAG ATATCAGAATATAGTGAATATAATCCACTGGATCTATTCTCTGGATCCAGAGACAGGATCTGTAAAGCTATCAAAGCACTATATGCCACTCCTCAGAACAATTTCCGTGTATTTTTGAATGGTTCTCGTGTATTTGGGGGCTCAGGTGGTGGCACAGACAACACCACTGTTCTGGTTGGTGAGGCCTTTGAAGATGCACTTAAGAGTGTCATTCAGGCAGATAATGGCCTGCGCACAACAAGTTTTATACAGCTTGTTGCTGACACAGTTTATACTTGTGGAGTATTAGATCAACTTCTTGAAGTTCAGAAGCTTGATGCTTACGACATTGAAGGGGCGATTCATGCTTATTATAACATAATTTCTCAACCTTGTGCGGTTTGTAGAGAATTAAGTAATGACAAATTATCACACCAGTATACCTCCTTGCACTCCATTCCGTTAGATGAAAGCTTGAAGATTGTGAAGGACTATTTGATGGCTGCAACTGCAAAGGACTGCAGTTTGATGATTAGTTTTAGACCAAAGGAAGATGGAGAGTTACAATCAGGGTCCTCTAAAAATTCTGTATATCTAGGATCAACTAACCAGGTTTTTGAGTACAAG GTGTATTTCATTGATCTGGATTTGAAACCTTTGAAGAAAATGGAGTACTATTACAAATTAGATAAGAAGATAGTTAGCTGCTATTCTCAGAAGGTGAAAACTGAGCATCGAGCAGATAAAGCTGTTAGAATGGATTCCTATGGAAGTGTATCGAGATGA
- the LOC18591431 gene encoding inositol-pentakisphosphate 2-kinase isoform X2 — protein MEKVVLEQKDAVDWVYRGEGAANLVLAYTGSSPAFIGKVMRIQKSPRNDKNGVNGNGSLTTQEQLLWREDMELTASPNREIVEQLYVKHVMSPLLGPKHVDAGIRVRVTKEFLESVDNNVICQRPAWRVDSSQVDANRDTALIISDHSVFPNGTLKGGPCVTVEIKPKCGFLPISRFIAEENALKRIITRFRMHQALKLHKQEISEYSEYNPLDLFSGSRDRICKAIKALYATPQNNFRVFLNGSRVFGGSGGGTDNTTVLVVCRELSNDKLSHQYTSLHSIPLDESLKIVKDYLMAATAKDCSLMISFRPKEDGELQSGSSKNSVYLGSTNQVFEYKVYFIDLDLKPLKKMEYYYKLDKKIVSCYSQKVKTEHRADKAVRMDSYGSVSR, from the exons ATGGAGAAAGTGGTTTTAGAGCAAAAGGATGCAGTTGATTGGGTGTATAGAGGGGAAGGAGCTGCTAATCTTGTTCTCGCTTACACTGGATCATCTCCCGCATTT atcGGGAAAGTGATGCGAATACAAAAGTCACCACGGAACGACAAAAATGGAGTGAACGGAAACGGATCTTTAACAACGCAGGAGCAGCTCCTTTGGCGAGAAGATATGGAGCTTACGGCGTCGCCAAACAGAGAGATCGTTGAGCAACTTTACGTTAAGCATGTCATGAGCCCGTTGTTAGGCCCAAAACATGTTGATGCTGgg ATACGTGTTCGTGTTACTAAGGAATTCCTCGAGTCTGTTGATAACAATGTGATTTGTCAACGGCCCGCTTGGCGCGTGGATTCATCACAGGTTGATGCAAATCGTGATACTGCGCTGATCATATCCGATCACTCAGTCTTTCCAAATG GTACTCTGAAAGGTGGACCATGTGTAACCGTTGAGATAAAG CCCAAATGTGGATTTCTCCCAATTTCAAGATTCATAGCTGAAGAAAATGCTCTTAAAAGAATCATAACTAGGTTCAGAATGCACCAAGCACTGAAGTTGCATAAACAAGAG ATATCAGAATATAGTGAATATAATCCACTGGATCTATTCTCTGGATCCAGAGACAGGATCTGTAAAGCTATCAAAGCACTATATGCCACTCCTCAGAACAATTTCCGTGTATTTTTGAATGGTTCTCGTGTATTTGGGGGCTCAGGTGGTGGCACAGACAACACCACTGTTCTGGTTG TTTGTAGAGAATTAAGTAATGACAAATTATCACACCAGTATACCTCCTTGCACTCCATTCCGTTAGATGAAAGCTTGAAGATTGTGAAGGACTATTTGATGGCTGCAACTGCAAAGGACTGCAGTTTGATGATTAGTTTTAGACCAAAGGAAGATGGAGAGTTACAATCAGGGTCCTCTAAAAATTCTGTATATCTAGGATCAACTAACCAGGTTTTTGAGTACAAG GTGTATTTCATTGATCTGGATTTGAAACCTTTGAAGAAAATGGAGTACTATTACAAATTAGATAAGAAGATAGTTAGCTGCTATTCTCAGAAGGTGAAAACTGAGCATCGAGCAGATAAAGCTGTTAGAATGGATTCCTATGGAAGTGTATCGAGATGA
- the LOC18591430 gene encoding jasmonate O-methyltransferase produces the protein MEVMQVLHMNKGNGETSYAKNSTVQSKIISVGKPIIEEAVHEISCNNVLESMGIADLGCSSGPNTLSVISEIMDMVQTTSRRLGRPVPEFRVYLNDLYSNDFNYIFMSLPAFYHRLKEEKGIGCGSCYISGVAGSFYGRLFPSKSLHFVHSSSSLHWLSQVPPGLESKALAPLNKGKVYISKSSPQSVLNAYSLQFQNDFSMFIESRSQELVPGGRMVLSFMGRRSTDPTTEESCHHWELLAQAIMSLVREGLIEEAKVDSFNAPYYAPCAEEIKVEIQKVGSFVIDRLEGFEIDWDGGAVSDVQTAQGKLLIGQRVAKTIRAVVESMLESHFGIGQDIMDDLFSRYAEIVGNHLSKTRTKYINLVISLIKKG, from the exons ATGGAAGTAATGCAAGTACTTCACATGAACAAAGGGAATGGAGAGACTAGTTATGCAAAGAACTCGACGGTTCAG AGCAAAATCATATCTGTCGGGAAGCCAATCATAGAGGAAGCAGTACATGAAATCTCGTGCAACAATGTCCTAGAGAGCATGGGAATTGCAGACTTGGGTTGCTCGTCAGGACCCAACACCTTATCCGTGATCTCCGAGATCATGGACATGGTACAAACCACAAGCCGTCGTCTCGGCCGCCCGGTACCGGAGTTTAGGGTGTACCTGAATGATCTCTACAGCAATGATTTCAATTACATATTCATGTCATTACCGGCATTCTACCACAGACTGAAAGAAGAGAAGGGCATCGGGTGCGGATCCTGCTATATATCTGGTGTAGCAGGCTCCTTCTATGGCAGATTGTTCCCTAGCAAGAGCCTTCACTTCGTGCACTCTTCTTCCAGTCTTCACTGGCTCTCCCAG GTTCCGCCTGGCCTGGAGAGCAAGGCTCTCGCTCCTTTGAATAAGGGAAAGGTCTATATATCAAAAAGCAGCCCTCAAAGCGTGCTGAATGCGTACTCATTGCAGTTCCAGAATGACTTTTCAATGTTCATAGAGTCACGTTCGCAAGAATTGGTTCCCGGTGGCCGCATGGTTCTTTCCTTCATGGGCAGGAGATCCACTGATCCCACAACTGAAGAAAGCTGCCATCACTGGGAGCTGTTAGCCCAAGCAATAATGAGCCTGGTTAGAGAG GGTCTGATTGAAGAGGCAAAAGTTGATTCTTTCAATGCCCCTTACTATGCTCCCTGTGCTGAGGAAATTAAGGTGGAGATACAAAAGGTAGGGTCTTTCGTGATCGATCGCCTTGAAGGTTTTGAAATCGACTGGGATGGAGGTGCTGTCAGTGACGTCCAGACAGCACAAGGGAAACTATTGATCGGACAGCGAGTGGCAAAAACCATCAGAGCCGTGGTGGAATCAATGCTGGAATCTCACTTTGGAATTGGACAAGATATAATGGATGATTTATTCAGCAGGTATGCAGAGATTGTTGGGAATCACTTGTCGAAGACTAGAACCAAGTACATCAATTTGGTGATTTCCCTTATTAAAAAGGGGT
- the LOC108663126 gene encoding uncharacterized protein LOC108663126 yields the protein MSKKTILSVELLCPRCRQKVMKVISDVVGITSIVLDPSKNTVTVTGEADPVKIIKKVRKFRKHASIVSVAAAKDEKKDEKKVEKKDDRRDLVVYTPKTCHKCDVWYVVGDDLYTYCSIL from the exons ATGTCAAAG AAAACTATCCTGTCAGTGGAGCTCCTCTGCCCAAGGTGCAGGCAGAAGGTAATGAAGGTAATCTCTGACGTTGTCGGGATAACTTCTATTGTCCTCGATCCATCCAAAAATACGGTAACTGTGACAGGTGAAGCTGATCCGGTTAAGATCATTAAGAAGGTCAGGAAATTCCGAAAACATGCATCGATCGTAAGTGTAGCAGCTGCAAAGGATGAGAAGAAGGATGAGAAGAAGGTCGAGAAGAAGGATGACCGGAGAGATCTTGTGGTTTACACCCCAAAGACGTGCCATAAATGTGATGTCTGGTATGTTGTGGGCGATGATCTTTACACTTACTGTTCCATTCTGTAA